Proteins co-encoded in one Arachis hypogaea cultivar Tifrunner chromosome 13, arahy.Tifrunner.gnm2.J5K5, whole genome shotgun sequence genomic window:
- the LOC112737342 gene encoding DNA topoisomerase 2 produces the protein MKSQPKKRPLQSSNNANIPTATAGNGNGDGKTIEEMYQKKTQLEHILLRPDTYVGSIEKHTQSLWVYSENNEMVHRSITYVPGLYKIFDEILVNAADNKQRDPSMNSVKVTIDAEENLITVFNNGDGVPVEIHQEEKVYVPELIFGHLLTSSNYDDNVKKTTGGRNGYGAKLTNIFSTQFIIETADGKRQKKYKQVFSDNMGKKSEPAITKCKVGENWTKVSFKPDLDKFKMSYLEEDVVALMKKRVVDLAGCLGKTVKVELNGQLIRIKSFREYADLYLKSAEKNRPVPLPRIHAKVGDRWEICVSLSDGQFQQVSFVNSIATIKGGTHVDYVTNQITSYVMNKVNKKKKDANVKAHNVKNHLWVFVNALIDNPAFDSQTKETLTTRQNSFGSKCDIPESMLKEVTNSGIMDILLSWADFKQSKDLKKSDGTKTQRVRGIVKLEDANDAGGKNSDKCTLILTEGDSAKALAMAGLSIVGRDHYGVFPLRGKLLNVREASSKQILENEEIQNIKRILGLQQNKEYTNVKSLRYGHLMIMADQDFDGSHIKGLLINFIHSFWPSLLKVPTFMVEFTTPIIRATHSNGTKLSFYSMPDYESWRESLGNSASGWKIKYYKGLGTSTPQEGREYFRDLEKHRKDFVWEDDYDGDAIELAFSKKKAEDRKTWIRNFEPGTCRDHRAKHISYRDFVDKELILFSRADLQRSIPSMIDGLKPSQRKILFCSFKKKLTKEIKVAQFIGYVSEQSAYHHGEQSLASTIIGMAQDFVGSNNINLLKPNGQFGTRNLGGKDHASARYIYTELNPITRRLFPEDDDNLVDYLNEDGKSIEPNWYIPVIPLVLVNGSEGIGVGWSSYIPNYNPRDIIANVRRMMNGETMIPMDPWYRGYKGTIEKSAKEGGYIVNGMVEEINEQTFRITELPIRKWTQDYKQFLESLTDGSPTVKDPLIEDFRQNGDDATIDIEVRMKLEKVPMVMQEGLLKKFKLSSSISTSNMHLFDAEGKIKKYDNPEQILEEFFPLRLEYYVRRKKYKLDNLERVLLILDNKVRFILGVVNGEIIVSNRRKADLLIELKQKGFTPMPRKGKSAEPQVAGDNDDNPEEQETESFNVEGARVGDYEYLLSMPIGSLTLESVQKLLAEKDEKEKEYEILKATPPKSMWMEDLDQLEKKLDELETKEAEEERKRSSQANKKTSTRAVTTKASKKPRQKNIKKANVIEEETEDISNSSMERENAPEVAKPKGRVGSKKEPIKVVDEEIQSLQERLAAYNFAASAAMQFEQSADDNVAKKEYNKRVGAKKKASSSLVLDISGSDNDENDDGDFERQQPGAPEAVKKKGGRKPAAQNAKKPFAAIRKRGASKKESELLGQKFITDMLKPADSSGNSSPEKKVRKMRESPFNKKSGSVLSRVAQKEGTGSGEMSFGSASSASASIMEEVIEVAPSAVRNRPQRANRTQAKYVMSESEGDNDDDDDNDDDANATDDSDFNEDDE, from the exons ATGAAATCGCAGCCGAAGAAGCGACCACTACAGAGCAGCAACAATGCAAACATCCCAACCGCCACCGCAGGCAATGGCAACGGCGACGGCAAAACCATTGAAGAAATGTATCAGAAGAAGACGCAGCTGGAGCACATTCTTCTCCGCCCTGACACCTACGTCGGATCCATAGAGAAGCACACACAGTCCCTATGGGTTTACAGCGAGAACAATGAGATGGTACACCGATCCATCACCTACGTCCCTGGCCTCTACAAGATCTTCGACGAGATCCTCGTTAACGCTGCAGATAACAAGCAGAGAGATCCGTCCATGAACTCCGTTAAGGTCACAATTGACGCCGAGGAGAATCTCATAACGGTTTTTAATAACGGAGACGGAGTTCCCGTTGAGATCCATCAAGAGGAGAAGGTATATGTGCCGGAGCTTATCTTTGGACACTTGCTGACGAGTAGTAACTACGACGATAACGTGAAGAAGACCACCGGCGGAAGGAACGGTTACGGCGCCAAGTTGACGAACATCTTCTCGACGCAATTCATAATCGAGACTGCTGATGGAAAGCGACAGAAGAAGTACAAGCAG GTGTTCTCGGACAATATGGGGAAGAAATCAGAGCCAGCAATAACGAAGTGCAAAGTAGGTGAGAATTGGACTAAGGTTTCATTTAAACCTGATTTGGATAAGTTCAAGATGAGCTATTTGGAAGAGGATGTTGTTGCTTTGATGAAGAAGAGGGTGGTTGACTTGGCTGGGTGCCTTGGGAAAACCGTCAAGGTTGAACTCAATGGCCAATTGATTCGTATAAAGTCCTTTCGTGAATATGCTGATCTCTATCTGAAGTCCGCTGAGAAAAACCGACCAGTTCCCCTTCCAAG GATTCACGCAAAAGTGGGTGATAGGTGGGAGATTTGTGTAAGTCTAAGCGATGGACAGTTTCAACAG GTCAGCTTTGTGAATTCAATTGCCACAATCAAGGGTGGTACTCACGTTGATTATGTTACTAATCAGATCACAAGCTATGTGATGAATAaagtgaataagaaaaaaaaggatgCCAATGTTAAGGCGCACAATGTCAAGAATCATTTATGGGTTTTTGTCAATGCTCTGATTGACAATCCTGCCTTCGATTCCCAAACTAAAGAAACTCTTACAACTCGTCAAAATAGTTTTGGTTCAAAATGTGATATCCCAGAATCAATGCTGAAAGAAG TTACAAATTCTGGGATAATGGATATCCTCCTATCATGGGCTgattttaaacaaagcaaagatttgAAGAAATCTGATGGAACAAAGACTCAAAGAGTTCGTGGGATCGTAAAGCTAGAGGATGCTAATGATGCAGGAGGAAAGAACTCAGATAAGTGCACCTTGATATTGACAGAGGGTGATTCTGCTAAGGCCCTTGCG ATGGCTGGGCTCTCTATAGTTGGCCGAGATCATTATGGCGTGTTTCCTTTGAGAGGCAAATTACTCAATGTGCGGGAAGCCAGCAGCAAACAGATCcttgaaaatgaagaaattcaaaatATCAAGAGAATTCTTGGACTGCAGCAAAACAAGGAGTATACGAACGTCAAGTCTTTAAGATACGGTCATTTGATGATAATGGCTGATCAG GATTTTGATGGTTCGCACATCAAAGGGTTACTAATAAACTTCATTCATTCATTTTGGCCGTCACTACTAAAAGTTCCTACATTCATGGTTGAATTTACTACTCCTATAATAAGG GCTACTCACTCAAACGGGacaaaattatcattttattcGATGCCTGATTATGAGTCCTGGAGAGAAAGTTTGGGAAACAGTGCAAGTGGTTGGAAGATAAAATATTACAAG GGTCTGGGTACAAGCACTCCTCAAGAAGGTAGAGAGTACTTTCGAGATCTTGAAAAACACAGGAAGGACTTTGTTTGGGAAGATGACTATGATGGGGATGCAATTGAGCTGGCATTTAGTAAGAAGAAGGCTGAAGATAGAAAGACATGGATTCGTAACTTTGAG CCTGGCACTTGCCGTGATCATAGGGCAAAGCATATAAGTTACAGAGACTTTGTTGACAAAGAGCTAATACTCTTCTCCAGGGCAGATCTCCAAAGGTCCATTCCCTCGATGATTGATGGCCTCAAGCCCAGTCAACGGAAGATTCTTTTTTGCTCATTTAAAAAGAAGTTGACGAAAGAAATAAAAGTAGCCCAGTTCATTGGTTATGTGTCTGAGCAGTCAGCATACCACCATGGAGAGCAAAGTCTTGCTAGCACCATCATCGGAATGGCACAGGATTTTGTTGGCAGCAACAACATTAACCTTCTTAAACCAAATGGTCAATTTGGTACACGTAACTTG GGTGGTAAAGATCATGCAAGTGCTAGGTACATCTACACAGAACTAAATCCTATTACTCGGCGCCTCTTCCCTGAAGATGATGATAACCTTGTTGACTACTTGAACGAGGATGGGAAGTCAATTGAACCGAATTG GTATATACCTGTTATACCATTGGTTCTCGTAAATGGAAGTGAGGGTATTGGGGTTGGCTGGAGTTCTTACATTCCTAATTATAATCCAAGAGACATTATTGCCAATGTCAGGCGCATGATGAATGGTGAGACGATGATTCCAATGGATCCATGGTATAGAGGATACAAAGGAACAAttgagaaaagtgccaaggaagGTGGGTACATAGTCAATGGCATGGTGGAGGAAATAAATGAGCAGACTTTCAGGATCACAGAGCTGCCTATCCGTAAGTGGACTCAGGATTATAAACAGTTCCTTGAATCTCTAACTGATGGGTCACCTACCGTAAAGGATCCTCTCATTGAG GATTTCAGGCAGAATGGTGATGATGCTACCATTGACATAGAAGTCCGAATGAAGCTGGAAAAAGTACCAATGGTCATGCAAGAGGGGTTGCTGAAGAAATTTAAATTGTCCAGTTCTATTAGCACAAGCAACATGCATCTTTTTGATGCAGAAGGGAAGATTAAGAAATATGACAACCCAGAACAAA TTCTTGAAGAATTCTTTCCTCTTAGGCTGGAGTATTATGTGAGAAGGAAG AAATATAAACTGGATAATCTTGAACGGGTTCTGTTGATACTGGATAACAAAGTGAGGTTTATATTAGGGGTTGTTAATGGAGAGATTATTGTGAGCAATAGGAGAAAAGCTGATTTATTGATAGAGCTGAAGCAGAAGGGTTTCACTCCCATGCCAAGGAAAGGTAAATCTGCAGAACCACAAGTTGCTGGGGACAATGATGACAATCCCGAAGAGCAGGAAACTGAGTCTTTCAATGTTGAAGGAGCAAGAGTTGGCGACTATGAATATTTATTATCCATGCCAATTGGATCTTTAACACTCGAAAGTGTTCAGAAGCTACTAGCAGAAAAAGATGAAAAGGAGAAGGAGTATGAGATTTTGAAGGCAACACCACCAAAGTCCATGTGGATGGAGGATCTGGATCAGCTCGAGAAGAAACTGGAT GAACTGGAGACCAAAGAAGCAGAGGAAGAACGAAAGAGATCGAGTCAAGCAAACAAAAAGACATCTACTCGTGCTGTTACCACAAAAGCATCTAAGAAACCACGGCAGAAGAATATTAAGAAGGCCAACGTTATTGAGGAGGAAACCGAAGACATATCGAATTCCTCAATGGAAAGAG AGAATGCTCCTGAGGTCGCTAAACCGAAAGGCAGGGTTGGTTCCAAAAAAGAGCCTATAAAAGTG GTTGATGAAGAAATTCAGTCTCTTCAAGAACGCCTTGCTGCATATAACTTTGCAGCATCTGCAG CCATGCAATTTGAGCAATCAGCTGATGATAATGTTGCGAAGAAAGAGTACAACAAAAGGGTTGGCGCCAAAAAGAAGGCATCGTCTAGCTTAGTGTTGGACATTTCCGGTAGTGACaatgatgagaatgatgatggagACTTCGAAAGACAACAGCCGGGGGCTCCggaagcagtgaaaaagaagggTGGGAGAAAACCTGCTGCCCAGAATGCGAAGAAGCCTTTTGCAGCCATCCGGAAGAGAGGTGCAAGCAAAAAGGAATCTGAGTTACTTGGACA